The Stygiolobus azoricus genome window below encodes:
- a CDS encoding HAD-IIA family hydrolase encodes MSLNDYELIISDVDGVLMREGEPIWPNIYVIRSLIDSGHKVLLLTNNSGFSRVLLSRQLNSLGLKISPDHIITSGTAAAIYMKEKTDIKTVFVVGEEGLVEELKNHGFRLLNTRDLEEETPDAVVIGLDRLCTYEKLSAAMRAVYNGAKFIVTNMDRLWPSRDGLKLGAGALANAISYALKRTPDFIAGKPNPWMIEVAFMITKLDRGFNKAVMIGDQLETDIKMGINAGIDTVLVLTGISTTKDVENSDVKPKFVVRTLQELI; translated from the coding sequence ATGTCCTTAAATGACTACGAGTTAATAATTAGTGACGTTGACGGAGTGTTAATGAGAGAAGGAGAGCCAATATGGCCTAACATATACGTGATAAGAAGTTTGATCGATTCCGGCCATAAAGTATTACTCCTGACGAATAATTCAGGTTTTAGTAGAGTTCTCCTTTCTAGGCAACTCAATTCCTTAGGTCTAAAAATTTCTCCAGACCATATTATAACTAGTGGTACCGCTGCTGCGATCTACATGAAAGAAAAAACTGATATAAAGACCGTATTTGTAGTAGGAGAGGAAGGGCTTGTAGAGGAACTTAAAAACCACGGCTTTAGGCTCCTTAACACGAGAGACTTAGAAGAGGAGACACCTGACGCTGTAGTTATAGGCTTAGATAGGCTTTGCACATACGAAAAACTCTCTGCCGCGATGAGGGCAGTATATAACGGAGCTAAATTCATTGTGACTAACATGGATAGACTATGGCCTTCTAGGGATGGTCTTAAACTGGGTGCTGGAGCGTTGGCCAATGCCATCTCCTATGCGTTGAAAAGAACACCAGACTTTATCGCAGGTAAACCTAACCCTTGGATGATCGAGGTAGCTTTCATGATAACAAAATTAGACAGAGGGTTTAACAAGGCCGTCATGATAGGAGATCAACTCGAGACTGACATAAAAATGGGGATAAATGCTGGTATAGATACTGTTCTAGTTTTGACAGGTATTTCTACCACTAAGGACGTGGAGAATAGTGATGTTAAACCTAAATTTGTTGTGCGTACCTTGCAAGAATTAATATGA
- a CDS encoding CoB--CoM heterodisulfide reductase iron-sulfur subunit B family protein → MSYAYYPGCASHGLSKDVDIATRKVFETLGLKLEEVKDWNCCGGGFLDEYDEIGHIALNLRNLSIVEKMGYTKMVTPCSVCLHSHRLATFKYKENKDLRKEAEKRMKGTSISYQGKATAEHIVWVLVRDVGVEKIKERVKRPLTGLRVASYYGCQMLRPEEIMGFESAYKPHSMEDLIAATGATPVPFPMNKACCGFPLMGSNPKVGIKLAFNVLKSAKDQQADIMVHPCSLCHLQLDSLQTRIMSEFNVNWTMPAIYITQLLGLAFGFSPEELGIGKYATEVLKSKGVI, encoded by the coding sequence ATGTCCTATGCCTACTATCCCGGTTGTGCATCTCACGGACTTTCGAAAGATGTAGATATAGCCACCAGAAAGGTCTTTGAGACTCTCGGTCTCAAGTTAGAGGAAGTCAAAGACTGGAACTGCTGCGGGGGAGGGTTCTTAGACGAATATGACGAAATAGGTCATATTGCATTAAACCTCAGGAACTTATCTATAGTCGAGAAGATGGGATATACTAAAATGGTCACACCGTGTAGTGTATGCTTACACAGCCACAGATTAGCTACGTTCAAGTATAAAGAGAATAAGGACCTGAGAAAAGAAGCAGAAAAGAGAATGAAGGGAACATCAATTAGTTATCAGGGTAAAGCGACAGCAGAACACATAGTGTGGGTATTAGTGAGAGATGTAGGAGTTGAGAAGATCAAGGAAAGGGTAAAGAGACCTTTAACTGGATTAAGGGTAGCATCTTACTACGGTTGCCAAATGTTAAGACCAGAGGAGATTATGGGTTTTGAATCAGCATATAAACCTCATAGTATGGAAGACCTGATAGCTGCTACTGGTGCTACTCCAGTTCCTTTCCCTATGAACAAGGCTTGTTGTGGATTCCCCTTAATGGGTAGCAACCCTAAAGTCGGGATTAAGCTCGCTTTTAATGTACTCAAAAGTGCCAAGGATCAACAAGCGGACATAATGGTTCACCCTTGTAGTCTCTGCCACTTACAATTAGACTCGCTACAAACTAGAATAATGAGTGAATTTAACGTAAATTGGACAATGCCTGCGATTTATATCACACAATTACTGGGACTAGCCTTCGGATTTTCACCCGAAGAATTAGGGATAGGTAAATATGCTACCGAGGTACTAAAGAGTAAGGGTGTTATATGA
- a CDS encoding succinate dehydrogenase/fumarate reductase iron-sulfur subunit has protein sequence MSLQNEEVEVIIKVKRFSPEKGNWWQEYKLRVDRFTQFTEALRRIKTEQDPTLAYRASCHMTVCGSCGMKINGEPRLACKTLVLDMVKKYESNVITIEPMDYFKPIKDLIVDLDDFYQRMYKVKPRLYPSEQVLKGEAEHRLKPEDQRMLWKFAQCIWCGLCVSSCPSVRNDPEFLGPAAHAKGFRFLADPRDTITEEREKILLDSAWRCTYCYMCYNVCPRDVEPVTAIKKTRAYTKIAKVKTPVIETGEKHTEAVFNSIFESGKIEEAKVYLSTYGLIGSLRDMIFLLKSGKLNYALIKEKPVENITEVRKILRGE, from the coding sequence ATGTCCTTACAGAACGAAGAAGTGGAAGTAATCATAAAAGTAAAGAGGTTTTCCCCAGAAAAAGGTAACTGGTGGCAGGAGTATAAGTTGAGAGTAGATAGGTTTACACAGTTTACTGAAGCCTTGAGAAGGATAAAAACTGAACAAGACCCGACCCTAGCTTACAGAGCGTCATGCCACATGACTGTATGCGGTAGCTGCGGGATGAAAATAAACGGGGAGCCGAGGCTAGCGTGTAAGACCCTAGTCTTAGATATGGTAAAGAAGTATGAAAGTAACGTAATCACTATAGAGCCAATGGACTACTTCAAACCGATCAAGGATCTAATAGTAGATTTAGATGACTTTTACCAGAGAATGTATAAAGTAAAGCCGAGACTTTATCCAAGCGAACAAGTTTTAAAAGGAGAAGCTGAGCACAGGTTGAAGCCCGAAGACCAGAGGATGTTGTGGAAGTTTGCACAGTGCATATGGTGTGGGCTATGCGTATCTTCTTGCCCGAGTGTTAGAAACGACCCAGAATTCTTGGGCCCTGCAGCTCATGCAAAGGGGTTCAGATTTTTAGCAGATCCGAGGGATACAATTACTGAAGAAAGAGAGAAAATATTACTAGACAGTGCATGGAGATGCACTTATTGTTATATGTGTTATAACGTGTGTCCGAGAGATGTCGAGCCTGTTACTGCAATAAAGAAGACTAGGGCTTATACGAAGATAGCTAAGGTGAAAACTCCGGTTATAGAGACCGGAGAAAAGCACACAGAAGCAGTGTTTAATTCAATCTTCGAAAGTGGAAAAATTGAGGAAGCAAAAGTTTACCTAAGTACTTACGGCCTCATCGGATCCTTAAGGGATATGATATTCTTGCTAAAAAGCGGTAAACTGAATTATGCTCTCATTAAAGAGAAACCCGTAGAGAATATAACTGAAGTGAGAAAGATATTAAGAGGTGAGTAA
- a CDS encoding succinate dehydrogenase flavoprotein subunit, which produces MEKVNYDVVVIGAGLAGLMASHEIASAGYSVAVISKVFPTRSHSSAAEGGIAAYIDGNSDPNDNPDYMAYDTIKGGDYLVDQDAAELLAYKSGEIVRILESWGTLFNRQPDGRIAVRYFGGQTYPRTRFVGDKTGMALLHTVYERTSGLEKVDFYFEWFAWELVRDESRVRGVVAFDMRNMIPVFFKAKAIVIASGGMGMLYKHTTNSYINTGDGYAMALRAGVALKDPEFVQFHPTALYPSDILISEAARGEGGILRNNKGERFMARYAPKKLDLAPRDIASRAILTEVKEGRGFPGGYVGLDLTHLGEEYIKERLALAYEAAKAFAGIDATKEMIPVRPAQHYYMGGIDVNIEGRNPDIIGLFAAGEAACVSVHGANRLGSNSLLETLVFGRETGRAVVEFLKSYTEPSSDIDKESEKAEQLAYDVVKRESGVHFGEVVNKLREVMWEDVGVFRNEDGMKNAISEILKLREMAKDTYVLDKSKVYNTEFYNALEMKNMLDLALVIASTALNRKESRGAHYRLDYPKRDDENWLKHTIAYLRGNTVEITYKPVKITKWKPEERVY; this is translated from the coding sequence ATGGAGAAAGTTAATTATGACGTAGTGGTTATCGGGGCTGGTTTAGCTGGATTAATGGCTTCTCATGAAATAGCTTCTGCTGGATATAGTGTTGCTGTAATTTCAAAAGTTTTCCCCACACGATCCCACTCTTCAGCTGCTGAAGGAGGAATAGCAGCTTACATAGATGGAAATTCTGACCCTAATGACAACCCCGATTACATGGCTTACGACACGATTAAAGGAGGAGACTATCTGGTAGATCAAGATGCGGCAGAACTTTTAGCTTACAAATCAGGTGAGATCGTCAGGATCCTAGAAAGTTGGGGTACATTATTCAATAGGCAACCCGATGGTAGAATTGCTGTAAGGTATTTCGGAGGGCAGACGTATCCTAGAACTAGGTTTGTTGGTGATAAAACTGGAATGGCACTCCTTCATACTGTTTACGAGAGGACATCAGGTCTTGAAAAAGTAGACTTTTATTTCGAGTGGTTTGCGTGGGAGTTAGTTAGGGACGAAAGCAGGGTCAGGGGAGTAGTTGCCTTCGACATGAGGAACATGATTCCGGTATTCTTCAAAGCTAAGGCTATAGTAATTGCTTCAGGAGGCATGGGTATGCTGTATAAACACACCACTAATAGTTATATCAATACTGGCGACGGATATGCAATGGCTCTGAGAGCAGGTGTAGCGTTAAAAGACCCTGAATTCGTCCAGTTTCACCCCACAGCTCTCTACCCATCAGACATTCTCATAAGCGAAGCAGCTAGAGGCGAGGGAGGAATTCTCAGAAACAACAAAGGAGAGAGGTTCATGGCTAGATACGCCCCTAAGAAACTCGATCTAGCCCCTAGGGATATAGCCTCTAGGGCTATCCTTACCGAAGTTAAGGAAGGGAGGGGCTTCCCTGGTGGATATGTAGGCCTTGACTTAACTCACTTAGGTGAGGAGTACATTAAGGAAAGACTTGCCTTGGCATATGAAGCTGCAAAAGCCTTCGCTGGAATTGACGCTACCAAAGAGATGATTCCGGTAAGACCAGCTCAGCACTACTATATGGGAGGCATAGACGTAAACATTGAAGGTAGAAACCCCGACATAATAGGTCTATTTGCTGCTGGAGAAGCCGCTTGTGTTTCTGTCCATGGTGCTAATAGACTAGGTTCCAACTCCCTGCTGGAAACTTTGGTTTTCGGTAGGGAAACTGGAAGAGCGGTAGTCGAATTCCTTAAGTCCTATACTGAGCCATCATCAGATATAGATAAAGAGTCGGAAAAAGCGGAACAGTTAGCTTACGACGTTGTCAAGAGAGAGAGTGGAGTCCATTTTGGAGAAGTAGTCAATAAATTAAGGGAGGTCATGTGGGAGGATGTAGGTGTGTTCAGAAATGAGGATGGGATGAAAAATGCAATATCTGAAATACTAAAGCTAAGAGAAATGGCAAAGGACACTTACGTATTGGATAAGTCGAAAGTTTACAACACTGAGTTCTATAACGCGTTAGAGATGAAGAACATGCTGGACTTAGCGTTAGTTATAGCCTCAACAGCACTTAACAGAAAGGAGTCTAGAGGTGCTCATTATAGATTAGACTATCCGAAGAGGGACGATGAGAACTGGCTAAAACACACAATTGCATATCTGAGGGGTAACACAGTAGAGATAACCTATAAGCCCGTTAAAATTACCAAGTGGAAACCTGAGGAAAGAGTATACTAA